One genomic region from Jiangella sp. DSM 45060 encodes:
- a CDS encoding LysE family translocator: MTTFALAALVLIMMPGPDQALITRNALVGGRTGGLLTMIGGVLGLAVHATAAAVGLSALLLASATAFTALKIAGAAYLLWLAVQLLRSAARSRRSPSAAGEVATAPPRRWAHLRQGFLSNALNPKVALFFVTFLPQFLSADAGSARAEALLLSAVFALLYLAWFGLYVAVVDRLGRWLRRPAVKARIEQVTGVLLAAVAIRLATAASH, from the coding sequence ATGACGACCTTCGCCCTCGCCGCACTCGTGCTGATCATGATGCCGGGCCCCGACCAGGCCCTCATCACCCGCAACGCGCTCGTCGGCGGCCGCACCGGCGGGCTGCTGACGATGATCGGCGGCGTGCTCGGCCTGGCGGTGCACGCGACCGCCGCCGCGGTGGGGCTGTCGGCGCTGCTGCTGGCGTCGGCCACCGCGTTCACCGCGCTGAAGATCGCCGGCGCGGCGTACCTGCTGTGGCTGGCCGTGCAGCTGCTGCGTTCGGCGGCGAGGTCGCGGCGCTCGCCCTCGGCGGCCGGCGAGGTGGCGACGGCCCCGCCGCGGCGCTGGGCGCACCTGCGTCAGGGATTCCTGTCGAACGCGCTCAACCCGAAGGTCGCGCTGTTCTTCGTCACGTTCCTGCCGCAGTTCCTGTCCGCCGACGCGGGCTCGGCGCGGGCCGAGGCGCTGCTGCTCTCGGCGGTGTTCGCGCTGCTCTACCTCGCCTGGTTCGGCCTCTACGTGGCCGTCGTCGACCGGCTGGGCCGCTGGCTGCGCCGTCCGGCCGTCAAGGCGCGCATCGAGCAGGTGACCGGTGTGCTGCTGGCCGCCGTGGCGATCAGGCTGGCGACGGCGGCGAGCCACTGA
- a CDS encoding TIGR03086 family metal-binding protein gives MHIIDLDARAVRASAELVATATAADLSKPTPCLGWTLYGLLAHVTTQHYGFAAASRGDADPATWKLLSLGDDPVRAYLDSADHVIAAFAADGVAERGFPLPEFRPEPFPAEQAVGFHLVDYVVHSWDVAKTLGADLAFDDDVLDAAHAVAAVVPTGPVRLAPGAAFGPVVPWEGGSRLDQLVAYLGRSPAWPA, from the coding sequence ATGCACATCATCGACCTCGACGCCCGGGCGGTCCGGGCCAGCGCCGAGCTGGTCGCCACGGCCACCGCCGCCGACCTCTCCAAGCCCACCCCGTGCCTCGGCTGGACGCTGTACGGCCTGCTGGCGCACGTGACGACCCAGCACTACGGCTTCGCGGCCGCCTCGCGCGGCGACGCCGACCCCGCCACCTGGAAGCTGCTGTCCCTCGGCGACGACCCCGTCCGCGCCTACCTCGACTCCGCCGACCACGTCATCGCCGCGTTCGCCGCCGACGGCGTGGCGGAGCGCGGGTTCCCGCTGCCCGAGTTCCGTCCCGAGCCGTTCCCCGCCGAGCAGGCCGTCGGCTTCCACCTGGTCGACTACGTGGTGCACTCCTGGGACGTCGCGAAGACGCTCGGCGCCGACCTCGCCTTCGACGACGACGTCCTCGACGCCGCCCACGCCGTGGCCGCCGTCGTCCCGACCGGGCCGGTGCGGCTGGCGCCGGGTGCGGCGTTCGGGCCGGTGGTGCCGTGGGAGGGAGGGTCGCGGCTGGACCAGCTGGTCGCCTACCTGGGCCGGTCGCCCGCCTGGCCGGCCTGA
- a CDS encoding bifunctional 3'-5' exonuclease/DNA polymerase has product MQPVVVPSPDGSVRVDGRRVALGELPSVVASAGPAARWTWDDTNRWYPGLLAAGVRVDRSHDLRLAHRILRGSALAAWPGPADAPPGPWDTLPPAPLTPADEPAMLFAAPGPSSGPAQGPDPVAELAVHNAVVAASPSAGRLRLLLAAESAGALAAVEMYHAGLPWLADVHDSVLTETLGPRPRLGERPARLEELAHRIRDALGASASLNPDSPQDLLRALQRAGVGARTLRKWELEQLDHPVVEPLLEYKSLYRLLTANGWAWLEAWVRDGRFRSEYVVGGVVTGRWASSGGGALQLPKSVRRAVVADPGWTFVVADAAQLEPRVLAAMAGDDVMAAAGRGPDGRGADMYAGIVASGAVPTRELAKVGMLGAMYGGTTGSSGQVLPRLAKTFPRSLAFVDEAARAGERGEIVTTHLGRSSPLPGATWHEAQSGAYQDDAGDDDVARARSYARSWGRFTRNFVVQGTAAEWALCWIASIRRRLWALGPADVPAGLVPAPFEARPHLVFFVHDEIVVHTPAQLADAVAAEVQEAAAEAGRLLFGDFPVQFPLSVAVAPSYADAK; this is encoded by the coding sequence GTGCAGCCTGTCGTGGTCCCGTCGCCTGACGGCTCGGTGCGCGTCGACGGCCGGCGGGTCGCGCTGGGCGAGCTGCCCTCCGTCGTCGCGTCGGCCGGCCCCGCCGCCCGCTGGACCTGGGACGACACCAACCGGTGGTATCCCGGGCTGCTGGCCGCCGGGGTCCGGGTCGACCGCTCCCACGACCTGCGGCTGGCGCACCGCATCCTGCGGGGGTCGGCGCTGGCGGCCTGGCCCGGACCCGCCGACGCGCCGCCCGGGCCGTGGGACACCCTGCCGCCCGCGCCGCTGACGCCCGCCGACGAGCCGGCCATGCTGTTCGCCGCGCCCGGTCCGTCGTCGGGGCCGGCGCAGGGGCCCGACCCGGTCGCGGAGCTGGCGGTGCACAACGCCGTCGTGGCGGCGTCGCCGTCGGCCGGGCGGCTGCGGCTGCTGCTGGCGGCCGAGTCGGCGGGCGCGCTGGCCGCCGTCGAGATGTACCACGCCGGCCTGCCGTGGCTGGCCGACGTCCACGATTCCGTCCTCACCGAGACGCTCGGCCCGCGGCCGCGGCTGGGCGAGCGGCCGGCTCGGCTGGAGGAGCTGGCGCATCGCATTCGCGACGCGCTGGGCGCGTCGGCGAGCCTCAACCCCGATTCCCCGCAGGATCTGCTGCGGGCACTGCAGCGGGCCGGTGTGGGCGCGCGCACGCTGCGCAAGTGGGAGCTGGAGCAGCTCGACCACCCCGTCGTCGAGCCGCTGCTGGAGTACAAGTCGCTGTACCGGCTGCTGACGGCGAACGGCTGGGCCTGGCTCGAGGCGTGGGTGCGCGACGGCCGGTTCCGCAGCGAGTACGTCGTCGGCGGCGTCGTCACCGGCCGGTGGGCGTCCAGCGGCGGCGGCGCCCTGCAGCTGCCCAAGAGCGTCCGCCGGGCCGTCGTCGCCGACCCCGGCTGGACCTTCGTCGTCGCCGACGCCGCGCAGCTCGAGCCGCGCGTGCTGGCCGCCATGGCCGGCGACGACGTCATGGCGGCGGCCGGTCGCGGCCCTGACGGCCGGGGCGCCGACATGTACGCGGGCATCGTCGCGTCCGGGGCGGTGCCGACCCGCGAGCTGGCGAAGGTCGGCATGCTCGGCGCCATGTACGGCGGCACCACCGGGTCCAGCGGCCAGGTGCTGCCGCGGCTGGCGAAGACGTTCCCGCGCTCGCTGGCGTTCGTCGACGAGGCGGCGCGGGCGGGGGAGCGCGGCGAGATCGTCACCACCCACCTCGGCCGGTCGTCGCCGCTGCCGGGCGCCACGTGGCACGAGGCGCAGTCCGGCGCCTACCAGGACGACGCCGGCGACGACGACGTCGCCCGCGCGCGGTCGTACGCCCGGTCGTGGGGCCGGTTCACCCGCAACTTCGTCGTCCAGGGGACGGCGGCGGAGTGGGCGCTGTGCTGGATCGCCTCCATCCGGCGGCGGCTGTGGGCGCTCGGGCCCGCCGACGTCCCCGCCGGTCTCGTGCCGGCCCCGTTCGAGGCCCGCCCCCACCTCGTCTTCTTCGTGCACGACGAGATCGTGGTGCACACCCCGGCGCAGCTCGCCGACGCGGTGGCGGCAGAGGTCCAGGAGGCGGCCGCCGAAGCCGGCCGCCTCCTCTTCGGTGACTTCCCGGTCCAGTTCCCCCTCAGCGTCGCCGTCGCCCCCTCCTACGCCGACGCGAAGTGA
- a CDS encoding MarR family winged helix-turn-helix transcriptional regulator, whose translation MMYPVVRALLAVEQPVLDAHGVAMWGYSVLTALDRTPIRTQAALAEAIGADKTRIIGTLDELQDAGLITRTPDPDDRRVRLLAITDEGRRVRQAITAGIRSREERLLSRLPATDRRGFVRALTELSALPPDELADLAGDDGDDSDVSGSPPSPA comes from the coding sequence ATGATGTACCCCGTGGTGCGGGCGCTGCTCGCGGTCGAGCAGCCAGTGCTCGACGCGCACGGCGTCGCCATGTGGGGCTACTCCGTGCTCACCGCGCTCGACCGCACGCCCATCCGCACCCAGGCTGCGCTGGCCGAGGCCATCGGCGCCGACAAGACCCGCATCATCGGCACGCTCGACGAGTTGCAGGACGCCGGGCTGATCACCCGGACCCCCGACCCCGACGACCGCCGGGTGCGGCTGCTCGCCATCACCGACGAGGGGCGCCGGGTGCGGCAGGCCATCACCGCCGGCATCCGGTCGCGCGAGGAGCGGCTGCTGTCCCGGCTGCCGGCCACCGACCGCCGCGGGTTCGTCCGGGCCCTGACGGAGCTGTCGGCACTGCCGCCGGACGAGCTGGCCGACCTCGCCGGCGACGACGGCGACGACAGCGACGTCAGTGGCTCGCCGCCGTCGCCAGCCTGA